A genomic region of Metopolophium dirhodum isolate CAU chromosome 1, ASM1992520v1, whole genome shotgun sequence contains the following coding sequences:
- the LOC132933289 gene encoding uncharacterized protein LOC132933289, with protein sequence MSDEEDCANLIINEQRILEDGVSIKSTNKKCEVNWPVKRKIDKTLYNRRRNARIHRLLLPKSALVVFSELFRGVPIQIEEHKLWHARAYTATIEGRINIDGQMYTGNHISKTEAKQKACEQLFRSMLSKQLVMETEQKKYPVKKEAPNLIEPPQEDFPWPHFASIAMHKLINQWKLQPNSEDISLQDKRSFGIPLKVAAPMKMFPLDPTNYQPVSLLAQLRPDVTFNYTILHPVIHANCVIDGIPFTGLGSSKKCAKKECCIIAIKYFWNFDFHNN encoded by the exons ATGTCTGATGAAGAAGATTGTGCTAATCTTATTATA AATGAACAGAGGATACTCGAAGATGGTGTATCAATTAAATCAACTAATAAGAAATGTGAAGTAAATTGGCCTGTCAAACGTA AGATTGATAAGACATTATATAATAGGCGCCGGAATGCTCGAATACATCGTTTACTATTACCTAAAAGTGCATTGGTGGTATTTTCTGAGTTGTTCCGTGGAGTGCCAATCCAAATAGAAGAGCATAAATTATGGCATGCTAGGGCTTATACTGCTACAATTGAGGGTAGGATAAAT ATTGATGGCCAGATGTATACTGGAAATCACATTTCAAAGACTGAAGCCAAACAAAAAGCATGTGAACAATTATTTCGTAGTATGTTGAGTAAACAATTAGTCATGGAAACTG aacaaaaaaaatatcccgTAAAAAAAGAGGCACCAAACCTTATAGAACCACCTCAGGAGGATTTCCCATGGCCACACTTTGCTTCAATTGCTatgcataaattaataaatcagtgGAAACTACAGCCTAATTCAGAAGATATTAGTTTACAAGACAAACGATCATTCGGCATACCACTAAAG GTTGCTGCTCCCATGAAAATGTTTCCTTTAGACCCAACAAATTACCAGCCAGTAAGTTTATTAGCTCAACTGAGGCCTGATGTAACATTCAACTATACTATTTTGCATCCAGTTATTCATGCAAATTGTGTAATAGATGGAATTCCTTTCACTggactag gttcaTCAAAAAAGTGTGCTAAGAAGGAATGTTgtattattgcaataaaatatttttggaattttgattTCCACAACAattga